The following are encoded in a window of Spea bombifrons isolate aSpeBom1 chromosome 2, aSpeBom1.2.pri, whole genome shotgun sequence genomic DNA:
- the BLZF1 gene encoding golgin-45 — translation MATITGTVKMAASPPIRGTGDGMETEEPLKSSEVQAPHAKARQSPKRKTMPTPSLSPGVLQLGKIQSDKAVEIEAFRIQVPKSAITHTVLPKHSKHLEANGHCKSEGADGIIDPWKHISELKSTIEKMKNSERRLLQDKEGLSNQLKVQTEVNRELKKLLVASVGDDLQYHFERVAREKNQLILENEALARNTTQLSEQLERMSIQCDVWRSKFLASRVMADELTNLRTNLQRQNRDAQSALQDLLSEREQFRQGMCDTQKLLEELLVSLQWGRQPTYFPGPKPHTTAELVAANLRVATAVKSHLIGNIGCPSPKQTSAAIEFCSTPAEKMAEMVLRVLDPTACTESSSDVPFPDSTSSSILVATKNIGRFHPYTRYENITFNCCNRCHGELIAL, via the exons ATGGCGACCATCACAGGGACTGTTAAAA TGGCAGCTTCCCCACCTATACGCGGTACTGGCGATGGGATGGAAACAGAGGAGCCTTTAAAATCCTCAGAGGTACAGGCCCCTCATGCCAAGGCAAGGCAAAGCCCGAAAAGAAAAACTATGCCGACTCCATCGCTAAGTCCCGGTGTCCTCCAGCTTGGAAAAATCCAGAGCGACAAAGCAGTCGAAATTGAAGCTTTCAGAATTCAGGTGCCCAAATCTGCCATAACACATACAGTCCTACCTAAACATTCAAAACACCTGGAGGCAAACGGACATTGCAAGTCAGAAGGAGCAGATGGTATCATTGATCCTTGGAAACATATCTCTGAATTAAAAAGCACTATTGAAAAAATGAAGAATTCCGAGAGGAGGTTATTACAAGATAAGGAGGGCCTTTCTAACCAGCTAAAAGTGCAAACTGAG GTTAACCGCGAGCTTAAGAAGTTACTTGTGGCATCCGTAGGAGATGATTTGCAGTACCACTTTGAGCGTGTAGCCCGAGAGAAGAACCAACTTATTTTGGAGAACGAAGCCCTGGCGAGGAATACCACCCAGCTATCTGAGCAACTGGAGCGGATGTCTATACAGTGTGATGTATGGCGCAGTAAGTTTTTGGCAAGCAG AGTGATGGCTGACGAATTAACCAATTTAAGGACAAATTTGCAGCGGCAAAACAGGGATGCCCAAAGTGCCCTTCAGGATCTATTAAGTGAGAGAGAGCAATTTCGCCAAGGAATGTGTGACACGCAAAA GTTGTTAGAAGAGCTTCTGGTTTCTCTGCAGTGGGGGAGACAACCGACCTACTTCCCTGGGCCTAAGCCTCACACTACAGCAGAGCTGGTAGCGGCTAACCTCCGGGTAGCAACGGCGGTCAAGTCTCATCTTATAGGAAATATTGGCTGCCCAAGTCCAAAGCAGACATCAGCGGCAATCGAGTTTTGCAGCACGCCTGCTGAGAAAATGGCAGAAATG GTGCTGAGGGTATTGGATCCGACAGCCTGTACTGAGAGTTCATCAGATGTTCCCTTTCCTGACTCCACATCCTCATCCATCTTAGTTGCAACGAAAAATATTGGCCGATTTCATCCTTATACCAGATATGAAAATATAACCTTCAATTGCTGCAATCGATGCCATGGGGAATTGATTGCCCTATGA
- the CCDC181 gene encoding coiled-coil domain-containing protein 181 codes for MSEKEGADSVEAQEYEDDFEKDLDWLINEDNEADGDAQNQNDEEQANDLRSDTNELVNKENGSDNSYSGDKSPSSDDAHGEPNEISNHLLENLTEYEENDIDDEEAKRYIAEKIEEANKQLEKETIDEKRERKLKFKDNLVDLEVPPLEYAETDRNESCDEDVVDSLSRLHFSDVSQKENHHIESRDTEKEKKNQKFLVEKDGKFELLNLSDMESQHFLPPINNEREHSKSPPSTMFGTSERDILNQNDNSADEIFYPKPPSQPKARPSSAANTVNSAHKVKSPRRVQSASLPPRNTTYSLSPEQKQLQKRIQERQEKLKKEEEERRKAEEENKKKENEIAFKSWLLKKKDHLLEERRIQQAKQLENTNTPDEDRDPGEAYRLWLRKKHKDHLKEKKMDELKKLEAAMYIHERDECERAFAEWLRRKRMQKRAEHQAAKERSRRLLIEARRIKHMHNLLYNISDSKTFRYVDSYS; via the exons ATGAGTGAAAAGGAGGGAGCTGATTCTGTTGAGGCTCAAGAGTATGAAGATGATTTTGAGAAAGATCTTGACTGGCTAATAAACGAGGATAATGAGGCTGACGGAGATGCACAG AATCAAAATGATGAAGAACAGGCCAATGATTTAAGATCGGACACCaatgaattagtgaataaagaAAATGGCAGTGATAACTCTTACAGTGGAGATAAGAGCCCTTCTTCAGATGACGCTCATGGTGAACCTAATGAGATCAGTAACCATTTACTTGAAAATTTGACAGAATATGAAGAGAATGATATTGACGATGAAGAAGCTAAACGATATATAGCAGAGAAGATTGAAGAAGCCAACAAGCAGCTGGAAAAGGAAACAATAGATGAAAAGCGTGAGAGAAAACTTAAATTCAAGGACAATTTGGTAGACTTGGAAGTCCCACCACTGGAATATGCTGAAACTGATAGAAATGAAAGCTGTGACGAAGATGTTGTTGACAGTTTATCGCGATTACATTTTTCTGATGTTTCGCAGAAAGAAAATCATCACATTGAGAGCAGAGACacagaaaaggagaagaagaatcAGAAATTTTTAGTGGAGAAAGATGGGAAGTTTGAGCTTCTAAATTTAAGTGACATGGAAAGCCAGCACTTTCTACCACCCATAAATAATGAAAGGGAACATTCCAAGTCTCCACCTTCAACCATGTTTGGTACTAGTGAAAGGGATATACTGAACCAGAATGATAACAGCGCCGATGAAATTTTTTACCCCAAACCACCTTCTCAACCTAAGGCCCGTCCCAGCTCTGCGGCTAATACAGTAAATTCCGCCCATAAAGTAAAATCACCACGTCGAGTGCAGTCTGCAAGTTTGCCACCTAGAAACACTACCTACAGCTTGTCCCCGGAGCAAAAGCAGCTGCAGAAGAGGATTCAAGAAAGGCAAGAAAAACTTAAGAAAGAA GAAGAAGAACGCAGGAAAGccgaagaagaaaataaaaagaaagaaaatgaaatagcCTTCAAATCTTGGCTGCTTAAGAAAAAAGATCATCTGCTTGAAGAAAGGAGAATTCAGCAAGCTAAGCAATTAGAAAATACAAACACTCCA GATGAGGATAGAGATCCAGGTGAAGCATATAGACTGTGGCTCAGGAAAAAGCACAAGGatcatttgaaagaaaaaaagatggatGAGCTAAAGAAACTAGAAGCTGCTATGTACATACATGAAAGGGATGAATGTGAGAGGGCGTTTGCAGA GTGGTTGAGAAGGAAGAGAATGCAAAAACGTGCTGAACATCAAGCAGCCAAAGAAAGATCTAGAAGACTTCTAATAGAAGCCAGAAGAATAAAGCACATGCACAATTTACTGTACAACATATCTGATTCCAAAACTTTTCGTTATGTTGACagttacagttaa